DNA from Orbaceae bacterium lpD01:
ATCTCTAACGCATCAGATGCTGCTGATAAACTCCGTTTCAAAGCACTAGAAACCCCTGCGCTCTACGAAAATGATGCTGATTTAGGTGTCAGAGTATCAATTAATAAAGAACAAGGTACTTTAATCATTGCCGATAATGGTATTGGTATGACGCGTGACGAAGTTATCGAAAACTTAGGTACTATTGCTAAATCAGGCACAAAATCCTTTCTCGATTCCATTGGCAGCGATCAGGCAAAAGATAGTCAGCTGATTGGACAATTTGGTGTCGGTTTCTACTCTTCATTTATTGTTGCCGATAAAGTCACGGTGATTACCCGTGCAGCGGGCTGTGAAGCCGATCAAGCGGTGATGTGGGAATCTGCTGGAGAAGGCGAATATACAATCTCAGATGCACATAAAAAACAGCGCGGTACTGAGATTATTTTACATATACGAGAAGAAGATAAAGAGTTTCTCGATGAGTGGCGTGTACGTTCAGTCATCAGCAAATATTCAGATCACATCTCTTTATCAGTTGAGATTCAAACACAAGAAAATGATGAGATAAAATGGGAAAAAGTCAACAAAGCTCAAGCATTATGGACAAGAAGTAAATCTGAAATTAGCGATGAAGAGTATAAAGAATTTTATAAGCATATCGCGCACGATTTTGAAGATCCACTCAGCTGGAGCCATAACCGTGTTGAAGGTAAACAAGAATATACCAGCTTACTGTATATTCCAGCAAAAGCGCCTTGGGATCTTTGGAACAGAGATCATCAGCATGGATTGAAGCTTTATGTTCAACGTGTATTCATTATGGATGAAGCACAACAGTTTATGCCAAACTATTTACGTTTTGTGAAAGGTTTGATTGATTCAAATGATCTGCCGCTCAATGTTTCACGAGAAATATTACAAGATAGCAAAATAACCCAAAATTTACGCAATGCCTGTACCAAGCGGGTACTACAAATGCTCGATAAATTGGCGAAAGATAATAAAGAACAGTACCAACAGTTTTGGAATGAATTTGGTTTAGTTCTTAAAGAGGGCACTGGGGAAGATTTTGCCAATAAGGATGCGATTGTTAAATTATTACGTTTTGCTAGTACTCAGGCCGGCAGTGATGCACAAACAGTCTCTATTGAGGACTATTTAGCGCGTATGCCTGAAACGCAAGATAAGATCTATTATATTACAGCAGATAGTTATGTCGCCGCTAAAAATAGCCCACATTTAGAACTTTTCCGTAAAAAAGGGTTAGAAGTGTTACTGCTTTCCGATCGTATTGATGAGTGGATGATGGGACATTTAGCCGAATTTGAAGGGAAACAGTTCCTGTCAGTCAGTAAAGCAGATGAATCACTTGAGAAATTAGCCGATAATGAAGAAAATGAACAACAAAAAGAGGCAGATAAAGCCCTTCAGCCGTTTATTGAAAAAGTATCGAGCTATCTAGGCGAACAAGTTAAAGCGGTAAAACT
Protein-coding regions in this window:
- the htpG gene encoding molecular chaperone HtpG, with protein sequence MSTQNSETRGFQSEVKQLLHLMIHSLYSNKEIFLRELISNASDAADKLRFKALETPALYENDADLGVRVSINKEQGTLIIADNGIGMTRDEVIENLGTIAKSGTKSFLDSIGSDQAKDSQLIGQFGVGFYSSFIVADKVTVITRAAGCEADQAVMWESAGEGEYTISDAHKKQRGTEIILHIREEDKEFLDEWRVRSVISKYSDHISLSVEIQTQENDEIKWEKVNKAQALWTRSKSEISDEEYKEFYKHIAHDFEDPLSWSHNRVEGKQEYTSLLYIPAKAPWDLWNRDHQHGLKLYVQRVFIMDEAQQFMPNYLRFVKGLIDSNDLPLNVSREILQDSKITQNLRNACTKRVLQMLDKLAKDNKEQYQQFWNEFGLVLKEGTGEDFANKDAIVKLLRFASTQAGSDAQTVSIEDYLARMPETQDKIYYITADSYVAAKNSPHLELFRKKGLEVLLLSDRIDEWMMGHLAEFEGKQFLSVSKADESLEKLADNEENEQQKEADKALQPFIEKVSSYLGEQVKAVKLTHRLTDTPAVVTTEADQMTTQMAKLLASAGQKAPEVKYTFEINPEHALVKHVAALQDETVTQQWIDLLFEQALLAEKGTLADPHAFIQRMNQLLLSH